Proteins encoded in a region of the Rhodococcus sp. SBT000017 genome:
- a CDS encoding isopenicillin N synthase family oxygenase, with protein sequence MNYPLTELDREARMGGIGTETTTREIRRIDLSNFDSRREEITEQLWSAATDIGFFQVVEHGIDSAEVRRAFAAAEKFFALPEEIKAQYPLKKGYNSGWEYKSQVRPSIGTPDQKESYQVTRPHMDDLWPTQDEVAGFRETILSFEAKCWELAMKLLSCFAVRLGFDQDFFTLAHDPSADSYQSTLRMLHYFAIGEAADTWRAGAHTDFDCLTLLFQRDGQGGLQVCPGREMDAQEWTPIEPSDDAITCNIGDMLMRWSDDLLPSNFHRVKNPGPEEYQGARYSLAFFAQANRDAVIEGPSGKYAPITAEDYLYQRINANFTGSTSAG encoded by the coding sequence ATGAACTACCCACTGACCGAACTGGACCGCGAAGCCCGCATGGGCGGCATCGGCACCGAGACGACGACCCGAGAGATCCGTCGAATCGATCTGTCGAACTTCGACTCTCGTCGTGAAGAGATCACCGAACAACTGTGGAGTGCCGCCACCGATATAGGCTTCTTTCAGGTGGTCGAACACGGAATCGACTCGGCGGAGGTTCGACGCGCTTTCGCAGCAGCCGAGAAATTCTTCGCACTGCCGGAGGAGATCAAGGCGCAGTACCCGCTGAAGAAGGGCTACAACTCCGGTTGGGAGTACAAGTCGCAGGTGCGGCCGTCGATCGGAACACCCGATCAGAAGGAGTCGTATCAGGTCACGCGTCCACACATGGACGATCTCTGGCCGACGCAGGACGAGGTGGCCGGTTTCCGCGAGACCATCCTGTCGTTCGAGGCGAAATGCTGGGAACTTGCGATGAAATTGCTCTCGTGTTTCGCCGTCCGGCTTGGGTTCGATCAGGACTTCTTCACCCTGGCCCACGATCCGTCGGCCGACAGCTACCAGAGCACGCTGCGGATGTTGCACTACTTCGCCATCGGCGAGGCAGCCGACACCTGGCGCGCAGGTGCGCACACCGACTTCGATTGCCTCACACTACTGTTCCAGCGCGATGGACAGGGTGGTCTGCAGGTGTGCCCAGGTCGCGAGATGGACGCGCAGGAGTGGACCCCGATCGAACCGTCGGACGACGCGATCACCTGCAACATCGGCGACATGCTGATGCGATGGAGCGACGACCTGTTGCCGTCCAATTTTCACCGCGTCAAGAACCCCGGCCCGGAGGAGTATCAGGGCGCTCGCTACAGCCTCGCGTTCTTTGCTCAGGCCAATCGAGACGCGGTGATCGAGGGTCCGTCCGGCAAGTACGCGCCCATCACTGCGGAGGACTACCTCTACCAACGGATCAACGCCAATTTCACCGGCTCCACCTCTGCAGGGTGA
- a CDS encoding GntR family transcriptional regulator yields MTTSERELLTESVHATLREQIFSGELPPGTPLSVPALAAKLNVSRTPVREAVQQLIYEGIAVHTRNAGAKVDSLDANTIRSVFEVRELLDGLAAHRATLNATNDVIDELRGMVAEQHALLDRPADAQRDALLDLRFHTRIRDVADNRPLSDALLRLDSQAHLYRTDMWSGETARRLAVSEHERIVDAIETGDAEAARIAASAHVAGLLVRITRT; encoded by the coding sequence ATGACCACTTCCGAACGGGAACTTCTCACCGAGTCGGTTCATGCAACTCTGCGAGAGCAGATCTTTTCCGGGGAGTTGCCTCCCGGCACCCCGCTGAGCGTCCCGGCGTTGGCCGCCAAGTTGAACGTCAGCCGCACACCGGTGCGGGAGGCGGTGCAGCAGTTGATCTACGAGGGTATCGCCGTACACACCCGCAACGCCGGTGCCAAGGTGGATTCGCTCGATGCCAACACCATTCGATCCGTGTTCGAGGTCCGAGAACTTCTCGACGGACTGGCAGCACATCGAGCAACGCTGAACGCGACGAACGACGTCATCGACGAGCTCAGGGGCATGGTCGCGGAGCAACACGCGCTGCTCGACCGGCCTGCAGACGCACAGCGCGATGCACTGCTGGACCTCCGCTTCCACACGCGCATTCGCGATGTGGCCGACAACCGTCCGCTCAGTGACGCACTGTTACGACTCGACAGTCAGGCGCACCTGTATCGCACCGACATGTGGTCGGGCGAGACCGCTCGGCGGCTCGCGGTGTCCGAGCACGAACGCATCGTGGACGCCATCGAGACCGGCGACGCCGAAGCCGCCCGGATCGCGGCCTCGGCGCACGTCGCGGGGTTGCTCGTGCGCATCACGCGAACCTGA
- a CDS encoding bifunctional diguanylate cyclase/phosphodiesterase: protein MSASVHAGWEPHTTEGVAISDPGEFIPTAEERWVRLFISGMTLTFGLAGVLMIPAGQFSESASIAVLVASATTMPVAIAWYIRPWTSPRLATAYVLYADVGIVSVLFSFRTHFDAMPGCAMFAIVAAFIVVGSSYRMVLIHLGVATITLLTLGVLAVSAGADPWSTASRIVTIGSLYAAPFMIKAYIGQLRLKAARALTDPLTGLWNRRGLLDTVDTLGVSPSEAGQAVGVTVLDIDRFKQINDRFGHPSGDAVLIEVARRLSEAVGDRSAVARLGGDEFVVVRSGTREEITQSDNRIRAALEETFDGPQFTTSLGSAVEALDSETSIHVLVRRLIALADIEMYRFKARTSGNAVSDRLPETNSHEQTRSRIDELIASGGPDIFFQPICDTVTGSVVGFEALSRFPFGAGSPLSWYRDATEAGIGPRLERAALDRALDAMRALPPGSFVSLNASADTIRTTNLLDRLRPHLASRTFYLEITEHERVDDYLAVTRAIDSLRAAGVQISIDDVGAGFAGLRHVIELRPDILKVDYALVHGIDHDPLRRAAATAIIDFARQIDATVIMEGVETEAELQVANELGAQMVQGFLTGRPEPASAHSHQQVTR, encoded by the coding sequence GTGAGTGCTAGCGTTCATGCAGGTTGGGAGCCTCATACGACGGAGGGCGTTGCGATTTCCGATCCGGGAGAGTTCATTCCCACCGCAGAGGAGCGATGGGTTCGGCTGTTCATCAGCGGAATGACGCTGACGTTCGGACTGGCCGGTGTGCTGATGATCCCGGCGGGACAGTTCTCCGAGTCGGCCTCGATCGCGGTACTCGTCGCGTCGGCCACCACGATGCCCGTGGCCATCGCCTGGTACATCCGTCCTTGGACTTCCCCGCGGCTGGCGACCGCCTACGTCCTGTACGCCGATGTCGGCATCGTGTCGGTTCTGTTCTCGTTCCGCACCCACTTCGACGCCATGCCGGGTTGCGCGATGTTCGCGATCGTCGCCGCCTTCATCGTCGTCGGAAGTTCCTACCGAATGGTGTTGATTCACCTCGGCGTCGCCACCATCACGCTGCTGACGCTCGGTGTGCTGGCCGTCTCGGCCGGTGCCGACCCGTGGTCGACCGCGTCCCGCATCGTGACCATCGGTTCTCTCTACGCGGCACCCTTCATGATCAAGGCGTACATAGGGCAATTACGTCTCAAGGCCGCGCGGGCGCTGACCGACCCGTTGACCGGCCTGTGGAATCGCCGCGGTCTGCTGGACACCGTGGACACCCTGGGTGTCTCACCGTCCGAGGCCGGTCAAGCGGTGGGGGTCACGGTCCTCGATATCGACCGTTTCAAGCAGATCAACGACCGATTCGGGCACCCCTCGGGCGATGCCGTTCTCATCGAAGTCGCCCGACGCCTGTCCGAGGCTGTGGGCGATCGGTCGGCGGTCGCACGACTGGGCGGCGACGAGTTCGTGGTTGTCAGGTCCGGAACTCGCGAGGAGATCACTCAGTCGGACAACAGGATTCGGGCCGCCCTGGAGGAGACGTTCGACGGTCCTCAGTTCACCACCAGCCTCGGATCTGCGGTCGAAGCACTCGATTCCGAGACCAGCATTCACGTCCTGGTTCGACGGTTGATCGCGCTGGCCGACATCGAGATGTACCGATTCAAGGCACGAACCTCCGGCAACGCGGTGTCCGATCGTCTTCCCGAAACGAACTCGCACGAGCAGACGCGGAGCCGGATCGACGAACTCATCGCATCCGGCGGCCCCGATATCTTCTTCCAGCCCATCTGCGACACCGTCACCGGATCCGTCGTGGGTTTCGAGGCGCTCTCGCGCTTTCCCTTCGGTGCCGGATCGCCGCTGTCGTGGTACCGCGACGCCACCGAGGCCGGCATCGGTCCCCGCCTCGAACGTGCGGCACTCGACCGGGCGCTCGACGCGATGCGCGCGCTGCCACCGGGATCATTTGTCTCGCTCAACGCATCCGCCGACACCATCCGTACGACGAACCTGCTCGATCGACTACGCCCGCACCTGGCGTCCCGGACGTTCTACCTCGAGATCACCGAGCACGAGCGTGTCGACGACTACCTCGCGGTCACCCGCGCCATCGACAGTCTGCGTGCTGCGGGAGTGCAGATTTCCATCGACGACGTCGGTGCCGGATTCGCCGGTCTACGCCACGTCATCGAACTGCGGCCGGACATCCTCAAAGTGGACTATGCGCTGGTCCACGGGATCGACCACGATCCCCTGCGGCGAGCAGCCGCGACCGCGATCATCGACTTCGCCCGGCAGATCGACGCCACCGTCATCATGGAAGGCGTCGAAACCGAAGCGGAATTGCAGGTGGCGAACGAACTCGGAGCCCAGATGGTCCAGGGCTTCCTCACCGGCCGACCGGAACCGGCGTCCGCACACTCCCACCAGCAGGTGACGAGGTAG
- a CDS encoding (2Fe-2S)-binding protein, with product MRVNCTINGKDMEADDVWEGESLLYLLRDRMGLPGSKNACEQGECGSCTVYLDGIPACACLVAAGQVEGREIRTVEGLADGDKLDPMQEAFVECGAVQCGFCTPGLVVQAHDLIERVPDPSDAEIRESLAGNLCRCTGYEKILDAVRLAATRKAEAK from the coding sequence ATGCGAGTCAACTGCACCATCAACGGAAAAGACATGGAAGCCGACGACGTCTGGGAGGGCGAGAGTCTGCTGTACCTGTTGCGCGATCGCATGGGACTACCCGGATCCAAGAACGCGTGTGAACAGGGCGAATGCGGCTCGTGCACCGTCTATCTCGACGGCATACCGGCGTGCGCCTGCCTGGTGGCAGCCGGACAGGTCGAGGGCCGAGAGATTCGTACCGTCGAGGGCCTCGCCGACGGCGACAAGCTGGACCCGATGCAAGAAGCGTTCGTCGAGTGCGGAGCCGTCCAATGCGGCTTCTGTACGCCGGGACTCGTGGTTCAAGCCCACGATCTGATCGAACGCGTTCCCGATCCATCCGATGCCGAGATCCGTGAATCTCTCGCCGGAAACCTCTGTCGCTGCACCGGATACGAGAAGATCCTCGATGCAGTTCGGCTCGCAGCAACTCGAAAGGCCGAAGCCAAATGA
- a CDS encoding ABC transporter substrate-binding protein, with translation MVTKKTRAAAAAVAVAVSVCVSACSADDAESASSEPLEAVAAQDSLAELCPSTLTVQLQWQPQSDMGALFRMLGPGYSVNTDEKSVTGPLVTGGKDTGIDLSLRAGGPAIGFQSVTSQMYVDDSIDLGIVHGDQVIAAAADQPVVGVTPLLKYSPAILMWDPESHPDWTSIADIGRSDATVVVSKEQIFPQWLVQKGLLKSSQLDTGYDGAPARFVGDPQIAQQGFANSEPYTYESDTPAWDKPVSYQLVKDTGFDIYASNLSVRADKLDAMSPCLDKLVPLVQQATADYITAPDETDSTIVDVVAQDTSFTPYTDGEAAFSSALLKEQGLIANEADGSVGTYDAARTQNNLAELGPVLAADGARLPADLTAEQLFTNRFTDPSIGIS, from the coding sequence ATGGTCACCAAGAAGACTCGGGCCGCCGCTGCGGCGGTTGCAGTTGCCGTGTCGGTCTGCGTCAGCGCGTGCAGCGCCGACGACGCCGAATCGGCCAGTTCGGAACCCCTGGAAGCCGTTGCGGCGCAGGATAGTCTGGCCGAACTGTGTCCGTCGACGCTCACTGTTCAGCTCCAGTGGCAGCCGCAGTCCGACATGGGCGCGCTGTTTCGCATGCTCGGTCCCGGCTACTCCGTGAACACCGACGAGAAGTCCGTCACCGGCCCACTGGTGACAGGCGGCAAGGACACCGGCATCGACCTCTCGCTCCGAGCGGGTGGGCCGGCCATCGGGTTCCAGTCGGTGACATCACAGATGTACGTGGACGATTCGATCGATCTTGGCATCGTGCACGGTGACCAGGTGATCGCCGCTGCGGCAGATCAACCGGTCGTCGGAGTGACGCCACTGTTGAAGTACAGCCCCGCGATCCTGATGTGGGATCCGGAAAGCCACCCGGACTGGACGTCGATCGCCGACATCGGACGATCCGACGCCACCGTCGTGGTCTCCAAAGAGCAGATATTTCCGCAGTGGCTCGTGCAGAAGGGGCTGCTGAAGTCCTCGCAACTCGACACCGGGTACGACGGAGCTCCGGCCAGATTCGTCGGTGATCCGCAGATCGCCCAGCAGGGCTTCGCCAATTCGGAGCCCTACACCTACGAATCGGATACACCTGCCTGGGACAAGCCGGTCTCGTATCAGCTCGTCAAGGACACCGGGTTCGATATCTACGCATCGAACCTCTCGGTCCGAGCCGACAAGCTCGACGCGATGTCACCCTGCTTGGACAAGCTCGTTCCGTTGGTCCAGCAGGCGACCGCCGACTACATCACCGCGCCTGATGAGACCGACTCCACCATCGTCGATGTCGTCGCGCAGGACACGTCGTTCACTCCGTACACCGACGGCGAAGCCGCGTTCAGCTCGGCGCTGCTGAAGGAGCAAGGACTGATCGCGAACGAAGCCGACGGGTCGGTGGGAACGTACGACGCGGCGCGCACACAGAACAATCTCGCCGAACTCGGGCCCGTCCTCGCCGCCGACGGAGCTCGTCTCCCGGCAGACCTGACTGCCGAGCAACTCTTCACCAACCGTTTCACCGATCCCTCGATCGGCATCTCCTGA
- a CDS encoding PucR family transcriptional regulator: MRLRDLTDLPDLKLQPIVTPEHFDPTIRWVVTTDMLDPSRYLSGGELVLTGLMWRTGPEDSRTFVRAVSKAGIAALAASDDGVVPDDLVDACLEHGLPLFRVPADIAFATVTESVVRQLSTARASDLSLVLDRHRRLVASAGPGGGLGPLLEMVSSDLGMNCWVVTSSGRVLAGSDNPPDTAAVAQEFMTAVRLPRYCREQRVSVFAVDGESAPRVVDWFVAFESDWQAWDAPRLSLAGQLASIVAVERSRVDDRLSGSGILAQEFVRTIVGGATAADILAQMHVIGLDIETRYAAVAVATSGETLRLGELRPLLREVLAPLEITVGIVDDEAIALVEARTDRTDSVRRAVHTLAPGLIGSGTSIGVSAPTAPADIRSAIEEARYARRLAERRGSDCSVVGHDELATLTILLANVPDDVRRMFTSRLLTPLVDYDDLHNSDLVETLSVYLDTNGAWTRCAEQLHMHVNSVRYRIQRIEELTGRDLSRLEDRIEFYLALRLR, translated from the coding sequence GTGCGGCTGCGTGATCTGACCGATCTCCCCGACCTGAAGCTGCAGCCGATCGTCACTCCCGAGCACTTCGATCCGACCATCAGATGGGTCGTGACCACCGACATGCTCGATCCGAGCCGCTACCTCAGTGGCGGAGAGCTGGTCCTGACCGGCCTGATGTGGCGGACGGGCCCGGAGGACTCGAGGACGTTCGTACGGGCGGTGTCCAAGGCCGGCATCGCAGCGCTGGCGGCATCCGACGACGGCGTGGTGCCCGACGATCTGGTGGACGCCTGCCTCGAGCACGGGCTGCCGCTCTTTCGGGTACCCGCCGACATCGCTTTCGCCACGGTGACCGAGAGCGTCGTCCGGCAACTGTCGACGGCGCGAGCCTCGGACCTGAGTCTCGTGCTCGACCGGCATCGACGCCTCGTGGCGAGCGCCGGCCCGGGTGGTGGACTGGGTCCGCTGCTGGAGATGGTGAGCTCCGATCTGGGCATGAACTGCTGGGTCGTCACGTCTTCGGGACGGGTACTCGCTGGATCTGACAATCCACCGGACACCGCAGCCGTGGCTCAGGAATTCATGACGGCGGTGCGGTTGCCGCGGTACTGCCGAGAGCAGCGAGTCTCGGTGTTCGCCGTCGATGGAGAGTCCGCGCCGCGGGTCGTGGATTGGTTCGTGGCATTCGAGAGCGATTGGCAGGCATGGGATGCCCCGAGGCTGTCCCTGGCCGGGCAGCTGGCGTCGATCGTGGCCGTGGAGCGCAGTCGTGTCGACGATCGCCTGTCCGGGTCGGGAATTCTGGCGCAGGAATTCGTGCGCACGATCGTCGGTGGTGCGACGGCCGCCGACATTCTCGCCCAGATGCACGTCATCGGACTCGATATCGAAACACGGTACGCTGCAGTGGCTGTGGCCACATCCGGCGAGACGTTGCGGCTCGGTGAGCTACGCCCACTGCTGCGAGAAGTGCTGGCACCGTTGGAGATCACGGTCGGGATCGTCGACGACGAGGCCATCGCGTTGGTGGAGGCGCGAACCGACCGAACCGATTCCGTTCGGCGAGCGGTCCACACACTGGCACCGGGACTGATCGGTAGCGGTACCTCGATCGGTGTCAGCGCTCCGACCGCGCCCGCCGACATCCGAAGCGCGATCGAGGAAGCGCGCTACGCCCGCCGGCTCGCCGAGCGCCGTGGCTCGGACTGCAGCGTCGTCGGGCACGATGAATTGGCCACGCTGACAATACTTCTCGCCAACGTTCCCGATGACGTGCGACGCATGTTCACCTCTCGGCTGCTGACTCCCCTCGTGGACTACGACGATCTGCACAACAGTGATCTCGTCGAGACACTGTCGGTGTACCTCGACACCAACGGTGCCTGGACGCGTTGTGCCGAACAACTGCACATGCACGTCAATTCCGTCCGATACCGCATCCAGCGCATCGAGGAACTCACCGGCCGCGATCTGTCGCGACTCGAGGACAGAATCGAGTTCTACTTGGCACTTCGGCTCAGATGA
- a CDS encoding ABC transporter permease → MTQTLAVLVPRIRAAGAVGDRGAIPARRPKTPLSVIGVPLASFAVALLAWYAVTYLVLEPQRRFLLPAPHRVLTLSLLDSAHLIPMLEALAVTARVTAIGFVIAVLFGVTVGVLMNQARWIERAVYPYAVALQVIPILAIVPLIGLWFGYGMVARTIVCVMIAAFPIITNTHFGLRSVDRGLHELFTLGRANRWERLTKLELRAALPSILTGIRTAAGLVVVGAIIGDMFFAKGEPGIGTLLDVYRSRLQSEDLIAAIAIASAFGIAVFSLFGILSRALVGRWHASGSDS, encoded by the coding sequence ATGACGCAGACGCTGGCGGTCCTCGTGCCCCGTATTCGTGCAGCCGGAGCGGTCGGGGATCGCGGCGCAATCCCGGCGAGAAGGCCGAAGACCCCGTTGAGCGTGATCGGTGTACCCCTGGCGTCCTTCGCGGTGGCACTGCTGGCCTGGTACGCCGTGACATACCTCGTCCTCGAGCCGCAGAGACGTTTCCTGCTCCCGGCGCCCCACCGCGTCCTGACGCTCTCACTCCTCGACTCTGCACACCTGATTCCGATGCTCGAGGCCCTCGCCGTCACGGCTCGGGTGACCGCCATCGGGTTCGTCATCGCCGTCCTGTTCGGTGTGACCGTCGGTGTCCTGATGAATCAGGCACGCTGGATCGAGCGTGCGGTGTACCCGTATGCCGTTGCGCTGCAGGTCATTCCTATTCTCGCGATCGTGCCGTTGATCGGGCTGTGGTTCGGCTACGGCATGGTCGCCCGTACCATCGTCTGCGTGATGATCGCGGCGTTCCCGATCATCACCAACACGCACTTCGGATTGCGCTCGGTCGATCGCGGGCTGCACGAACTGTTCACCCTCGGCCGAGCGAACCGGTGGGAGCGCTTGACCAAACTCGAACTGCGCGCGGCACTTCCCTCGATCCTGACCGGCATCCGCACCGCCGCGGGACTGGTGGTCGTCGGCGCGATCATCGGTGACATGTTCTTCGCAAAGGGGGAACCGGGCATCGGGACCCTGCTCGACGTCTATCGCAGCCGGCTGCAGTCCGAGGACCTCATCGCGGCGATCGCCATCGCTTCGGCGTTCGGAATCGCAGTCTTCTCGTTGTTCGGAATCCTCTCTCGCGCTCTCGTCGGCAGGTGGCACGCATCGGGTTCGGACTCGTGA
- a CDS encoding ABC transporter ATP-binding protein, which translates to MDLIDTVFDVDATSLMKNSQITFDKAVKRFPTGTTALDGIDLDVRRGEFVAVVGPSGCGKSTLLRMAAGLERCTSGSVCVATHSVGFIFQEPTLLPWRNVEGNIELSAELGGVAKNARRERAIAAIDAVGLTGFADQLPSALSGGMKMRVSLARALTSLPEVLLLDEPFGALDEMTRYDMQALLHRLYNEKKFTAMFITHSVSEAVFLADRVVVMTPRPGRIHSVVDIEFDRPRTESLRFDRAFTEYVAQISARLRGVA; encoded by the coding sequence ATGGATCTGATCGATACCGTGTTCGATGTCGACGCGACATCACTGATGAAGAACTCACAGATCACCTTCGACAAGGCGGTCAAACGATTCCCGACCGGCACGACAGCACTCGACGGTATCGACCTCGATGTCCGCAGAGGCGAGTTCGTTGCCGTGGTCGGTCCGTCGGGCTGCGGAAAGTCCACTCTGTTGCGCATGGCCGCCGGCCTGGAGCGGTGCACGAGTGGCAGCGTCTGTGTCGCAACGCATTCCGTAGGGTTCATCTTCCAGGAACCGACGTTGTTGCCGTGGCGCAACGTCGAGGGGAACATCGAACTCTCGGCAGAGCTCGGAGGCGTCGCCAAGAACGCTCGTCGCGAACGTGCAATCGCGGCCATCGACGCGGTGGGGTTGACCGGCTTCGCCGACCAACTGCCGAGTGCGCTGTCCGGAGGCATGAAGATGCGGGTGTCGCTGGCCAGGGCGCTCACGTCGCTGCCCGAGGTTCTGCTGCTGGACGAGCCGTTCGGTGCCCTCGACGAGATGACGCGATACGACATGCAAGCTCTTCTGCACCGACTCTACAACGAGAAGAAGTTCACCGCAATGTTCATCACACACTCGGTGTCCGAGGCCGTCTTTCTCGCCGATCGCGTCGTCGTCATGACGCCCCGACCCGGCAGAATTCACTCGGTGGTGGACATCGAGTTCGACAGGCCCCGCACCGAGAGCCTGCGATTCGACCGGGCCTTCACCGAGTACGTCGCACAGATCTCCGCGAGACTGCGGGGAGTTGCGTGA
- a CDS encoding putative quinol monooxygenase, which produces MALIALLDLTFKPESVADARALLRTVLADTRAFEGCLGVEVWVDEENEAHMIAYETWESAEADAKYREFRAGPGKIAELPPLLAAPPTLTKFTTDSSF; this is translated from the coding sequence ATGGCTCTCATCGCTCTGTTGGATCTGACGTTCAAGCCCGAGTCCGTCGCCGATGCCCGTGCGTTGTTGCGGACGGTGCTCGCCGATACCCGCGCATTCGAGGGTTGCCTCGGTGTCGAGGTGTGGGTCGACGAGGAGAACGAGGCACACATGATTGCCTACGAGACGTGGGAATCGGCCGAGGCCGATGCGAAGTACCGTGAGTTCCGCGCCGGACCCGGCAAGATCGCCGAGTTGCCGCCGCTGCTCGCCGCACCGCCGACACTGACGAAGTTCACGACCGACTCGTCGTTCTGA
- a CDS encoding xanthine dehydrogenase family protein subunit M: MEFLRPQTWGDALAAKADDVDVVPIQGGTDVMVEMNFDLHRPGALLDLNPITELTEWEQLPDGTLRVGAGVPYVRIIAELGDTLPGIAQASRTVGSPQIRNRGTVGGNLGGASPAGDLHAPLLAAGATVEVESAEGGVRMIPATEFYLGVKRNSCRPDELIRAFHVAPAAGPQYFSKIGTRNAMVIAVCSFSIALFPQEGRVGTGLGSAAPTPRRAYDAENYLAAELEWDGALDPRVSEEFGRLVSAAASPIDDVRGTADYRKHALSVMARRTLGWAWRDLTAARKVA, from the coding sequence ATGGAATTTCTACGACCACAGACCTGGGGCGACGCGTTGGCCGCGAAGGCCGACGATGTCGACGTGGTGCCCATCCAGGGTGGCACCGACGTCATGGTCGAGATGAACTTCGACCTGCACCGGCCGGGCGCATTGCTGGATCTGAACCCGATCACCGAATTGACCGAATGGGAACAACTCCCCGACGGCACGCTGCGGGTGGGGGCGGGCGTGCCCTACGTCCGCATCATCGCCGAGCTCGGAGACACGCTTCCCGGCATCGCCCAGGCGTCCCGCACGGTCGGCTCACCGCAGATCCGCAATCGCGGCACCGTCGGCGGCAACCTCGGCGGCGCGTCACCCGCAGGCGATCTGCACGCGCCCCTGCTTGCGGCGGGCGCGACCGTGGAGGTCGAATCGGCCGAGGGCGGTGTTCGCATGATTCCCGCGACCGAGTTCTACCTCGGCGTCAAACGCAATTCCTGCCGGCCCGACGAACTCATCCGCGCCTTCCACGTGGCACCGGCGGCAGGACCGCAGTACTTCTCGAAGATCGGCACCCGCAACGCCATGGTCATCGCCGTCTGCTCGTTCTCGATCGCACTGTTTCCGCAGGAGGGTCGCGTCGGTACCGGTCTCGGCTCCGCTGCGCCGACGCCGCGCCGGGCTTACGATGCCGAGAACTACCTCGCGGCCGAACTCGAGTGGGACGGTGCCCTCGATCCTCGGGTGTCGGAGGAGTTCGGCCGATTGGTCAGTGCAGCAGCAAGTCCCATCGACGACGTACGTGGCACTGCCGATTACCGCAAGCACGCCCTGTCCGTGATGGCCCGGCGAACACTGGGTTGGGCATGGCGGGACCTCACAGCCGCACGGAAGGTGGCCTGA